One Pocillopora verrucosa isolate sample1 chromosome 10, ASM3666991v2, whole genome shotgun sequence genomic window carries:
- the LOC131769326 gene encoding amidase — protein MKSTYKEKVVKPPSTAQLTKISTELGYDLGQDEILEYKDVIDDSLQATYQRFNEIPDPKLPVKYPRTPGYRPTGPKDNPYNAWYWRCDIPGAPNGKLQGKSIAIKDCICVAGVPMMMGSQILEGYTPDVDATVVTRILDAGGRIMGKAVCENLCNSGGSFNAATGPVVHPLDETRMTGGSSSGCAALVAGGHVDMAVGADQGGSIRNPAGRCGIVGLKPTLGLVPYTGIVPMEFSLDHVGLMAKTVHDVALLLEVTAGSDDGLDYRQPHELQVENYVNQLTSEISHLRLGLLTEGFSHPQSEPDVDQCIKRAAKHLATESGATLQDVSVPMHLDATVIYDAFTEGGLWPDRFFETNGYQVTSLQKWFAQGLKTRANDISADFKVASIKGRYLQKNYNDEFFFKARNLAWKLRTVFDEALTKVDVLIMPTNPKKARPLPLPNIPLREYLQCCSENYVNTCTFNMTGHPALSINAGFSDGLPVGMMIVGRKFDEATVLNVAYAYERIRKM, from the exons ATGAAATCCACGTACAAGGAAAAAGTGGTTAAACCTCCAAGCACTGCTCAACTTACCAAAATATCTACCGAGCTTGGTTACGACTTAGGACAAGATGAAATTCTAGAATACAAAG ACGTTATTGATGACTCACTTCAAGCAACGTATCAAAGGTTTAATGAAATACCCGATCCCAAACTACCTGTAAAATACCCCCGCACGCCAGGTTATCGACCGACCGGGCCCAAGGACAATCCTTATAACGCATG GTACTGGCGCTGTGACATTCCTGGCGCTCCAAATGGAAAACTTCAGGGTAAATCGATCGCCATCAAGGACTGTATCTGTGTCGCGGGTGTTCCAATGATGATGGGCTCCCAGATATTAGAGGGTTATACCCCGGATGTCGACGCCACCGTGGTGACAAGGATACTAGACGCTGGTGGTCGTATCATGGGGAAGGCTGTTTGCGAGAATTTATGCAACAGTGGAGGTAGCTTTAATGCGGCCACCGGTCCTGTAGTTCACCCGCTTGATGAAACAAGAATGACAGGTGGATCCTCTTCAGGGTGTGCTGCTCTG GTGGCAGGAGGTCACGTGGACATGGCGGTAGGTGCTGATCAAGGTGGCTCCATTCGTAATCCAGCAGGACGTTGTGGCATTGTGGGGTTGAAGCCTACTCTAGGTCTTGTTCCATATACGGGTATTGTACCCATGGAATTCAGCCTCGATCACGTAGGCTTGATGGCCAAAACTGTGCACGATGTAGCGTTATTACTCGAG gtTACAGCTGGCTCAGACGATGGTCTTGATTATCGTCAGCCTCATGAACTGCAGGTGGAAAATTACGTAAATCAG CTTACGAGTGAAATCTCTCATCTTCGACTCGGACTTCTTACGGAAGGCTTTTCTCATCCCCAATCTGAGCCCGATGTTGACCAATGCATCAAAAGGGCCGCTAAACACCTGGCTACAGAATCGGGTGCGACCCTACAAGATGTCTCTGTTCCAATGCATTTGGATG CAACTGTTATCTATGACGCATTTACTGAAGGAGGACTCTGGCCTGACAGATTTTTTGAGACAAACG GCTATCAGGTTACCAGTCTCCAGAAATGGTTTGCACAAGGACTAAAGACTCGAGCAAATGATATCAGCGCCGACTTCAAGGTCGCCTCTATCAAAGGAAGAtacttgcaaaaaaattataacgaTGAGTTTTTCTTTAAAGCACGCAATCTAGCGTGGAAGCTAAGAACAGTGTTTGACGAGGCACTGACCAAAGTCGACGTGTTGATAATGCCTACCAATCCGAAGAAAGCCAGACCATTACCTCTTCCAAATATTCCTCTAAGAG AGTATCTGCAATGTTGTAGTGAGAACTACGTAAATACATGCACCTTCAATATGACGGGTCACCCAGCCCTGTCAATCAACGCCGGCTTCAGTGACGGCTTACCAGTTGGTATGATGATTGTGGGAAGAAAGTTTGATGAGGCCACTGTTCTGAATGTCGCCTACGCTTATGAGAGGATCAGAAAAATGTAG
- the LOC131769325 gene encoding amidase, with translation MDANRTEGSTLQGPSAEEIRSLSRRMGFVIKDEEISVYLEAMTSTLRHTYQRLCDLPESRLPVKYPREAGYRPGPAENPYNAWSWRCDVIGAQSGKLQGKTIAIKDNISVAGLPMTSGSRMLEHYVPDHDATVVTRILDAGGIITGKAVCEEWCFTATSCTAFTGPVVNPHNETRMALGSSSGSAALVAGGYADMAMGGDQGGSIRIPSAACGIVGLKPTYGLVPYTGMVPINLLLDHTGPMARTVSDVALLLEVIAGLDGDLDPRQPRDRGKPNSYINELNGDISTLRIGVLQEGFEMPGADTEIMSFVREAAGRFSTLGATVENVSVPMHFDGILICDAICSEGGCRLLSGYNSDARGFVDTSLQKAIGRGLQSHANDLSAAGKLTVMLGAYVHEKFRGVFHGKAINLSRKLCEEYDKALESYDVLVLPTIVTKPPKVQDRSQLNFGTAFDFCQNTGPFNVTGHPALSINAGFSDGLPVGMMIVGRKFDEATVLNVAYAYEKMRDSKSI, from the exons ATGGATGCGAACCGAACTGAAGGATCCACATTACAGGGGCCCAGTGCTGAAGAGATAAGGTCACTATCTCGACGAATGGGCTTTGTTATTAAAGACGAGGAGATATCCGTTTATTTAG AGGCGATGACCAGTACTCTCCGTCATACTTATCAGCGGTTATGCGACTTACCAGAGTCTAGACTCCCTGTGAAATATCCGCGGGAAGCCGGTTACAGGCCAGGGCCAGCTGAAAACCCTTACAATGCGTG GTCCTGGCGTTGTGACGTAATAGGCGCTCAAAGCGGTAAACTCCAAGGAAAAACCATCGCTATCAAAGATAACATCTCAGTGGCTGGACTGCCAATGACTAGTGGATCCCGGATGTTAGAACATTATGTCCCGGATCATGATGCCACTGTGGTGACTCGGATATTAGATGCTGGAGGGATAATCACAGGGAAAGCCGTATGTGAGGAGTGGTGTTTTACTGCTACTAGCTGCACCGCATTCACGGGTCCTGTTGTCAACCCTCACAATGAAACGAGAATGGCTCTCGGGTCTTCATCCGGCTCAGCAGCACTG GTGGCGGGTGGATACGCGGACATGGCCATGGGTGGTGATCAAGGGGGGTCCATCAGGATCCCCTCTGCTGCTTGTGGAATTGTGGGATTGAAGCCAACATACGGCCTAGTACCTTATACGGGAATGGTACCTATAAATCTCTTACTGGATCATACGGGACCTATGGCAAGGACCGTCTCGGATGTAGCTTTGCTCTTAGAG GTGATAGCAGGATTGGATGGAGACCTGGATCCAAGACAACCACGTGACCGTGGTAAACCAAATTCCTACATCAATGAG CTCAATGGAGATATTTCCACCTTACGGATCGGCGTTCTTCAAGAAGGTTTTGAGATGCCTGGAGCTGACACGGAAATTATGTCATTTGTGAGGGAGGCCGCTGGCCGGTTTTCAACTTTGGGGGCTACTGTTGAAAACGTTTCAGTGCCAATGCATTTTGATG GAATTCTTATATGCGACGCAATTTGCTCAGAAGGCGGTTGCAGACTACTCAGTG GATATAATTCCGACGCAAGAGGATTTGTTGACACGAGTCTTCAGAAGGCCATTGGCCGTGGTTTACAATCTCATGCCAATGATCTGAGTGCTGCCGGAAAGTTAACAGTCATGCTTGGTGCTTATGTGCATGAAAAATTCCGAGGAGTATTTCATGGCAAGGCTATAAATTTATCACGAAAGTTGTGCGAGGAATATGATAAAGCTTTGGAATCTTACGATGTTCTGGTTTTACCAACGATAGTTACAAAGCCTCCCAAAGTTCAAGACAGAAGCCAACTTAATTTTG GAACGGCGTTTGACTTCTGTCAGAATACTGGTCCTTTCAATGTCACAGGACACCCAGCCCTGTCAATCAACGCCGGTTTCAGTGATGGTTTACCAGTTGGTATGATGATTGTGGGAAGAAAGTTTGATGAGGCCACTGTTCTGAATGTTGCTTATGCTTACGAGAAGATGCGAGACTCTAAATCAATTTaa
- the LOC131769324 gene encoding uncharacterized protein, protein MALSRRNLISRFLMARTRTKCLFLLLTSIILYVVGSFICLHIHDYHNELKISSGKDDSLVTTDLLRLTQTGSVTRVKQVFEVHGDEWKKNEFVTADESQNSPDIETKHIELTNMEGNLSPRLPGSRRKFLFVFRYYEQLGRATNNLLDLASFAKSKNRVLVVPYVNNSRMSGLSSGVSHNFHKPENPPHITYSLLSEYFNLDDLNSKLESRGYSTMRSFRDLESHCDKRFNIVVHFLFHDENYQRVTALWYRITEEKVATTYKEARERSGWVDCPFIKHSRLSKQIQFKVRRYICVDPEVIRTASDLEDNVLQGAKCVGIVQWRGNGPERVHFPLDPSITQPLRPVDLEFNSDLVELAKKFVRENLNEGFIGVHVRSERHIARKGANVTKRCMEKLANRVQTLRDALSINKVYLASDLTDYGSDTLMNFAGTKYRRSLSAYLREVLSKPVMFNPNGVLYDSGATAIVEMNILAMATRLFTLGGGNFQEWMVGLFLRKHDHQQTRIHRICELKG, encoded by the coding sequence ATGGCTTTATCGAGGAGAAATCTAATATCGAGATTTTTGATGGCAAGAACGAGGacgaaatgtttatttttactgctaACTTCCATCATTTTATACGTTGTCGGCAGTTTTATCTGCTTGCATATCCACGATTATCATAATGAACTCAAGATCAGTTCTGGCAAGGATGATTCCCTCGTAACAACCGATCTTCTTCGACTAACACAAACAGGCTCTGTCACGCGTGTGAAGCAAGTTTTTGAGGTTCACGGCGacgaatggaaaaaaaatgagtttGTAACAGCTGATGAGTCGCAAAATTCACCGGACATCGAAACAAAACACATTGAATTAACAAACATGGAAGGCAACCTGTCACCGCGGCTGCCAGGTTCACGacgaaaatttttgtttgttttccgtTATTATGAGCAGTTAGGCAGAGCGACGAATAACCTTTTGGATTTAGCCTCATTTGCGAAGAGCAAAAATCGTGTTTTGGTCGTTCCATATGTAAATAATTCACGCATGTCCGGTTTATCATCGGGAGTAAGTCATAATTTTCACAAGCCTGAGAATCCTCCGCACATTACATACTCTTTGCTAAGCGAGTATTTCAATTTGGACGACTTAAACTCCAAATTAGAGTCTCGAGGATACAGCACTATGAGAAGCTTTCGTGACCTCGAATCCCACTGCGATAAGAGATTCAATATCGTGGTACACTTTCTATTCCACGATGAAAATTACCAAAGAGTAACCGCTCTATGGTACAGGATAACTGAAGAGAAGGTTGCAACCACTTATAAAGAGGCTAGAGAACGTAGTGGCTGGGTGGATTGTCCTTTTATAAAGCACTCACGCCTTAGCAAACAGATACAGTTCAAAGTAAGACGTTATATTTGCGTTGATCCGGAAGTCATAAGGACCGCTAGTGATTTAGAGGATAATGTTCTTCAAGGAGCTAAATGCGTTGGCATTGTTCAGTGGAGGGGGAATGGTCCAGAAAGAGTTCACTTCCCTTTGGACCCATCCATAACGCAGCCTCTTCGTCCGGTCGACCTAGAATTTAACTCCGACCTCGTCGAGCTGGCGAAAAAATTCGTGAGAGAGAATTTGAATGAAGGATTCATAGGCGTGCATGTTCGTTCCGAGAGACATATAGCTCGCAAAGGCGCGAACGTTACAAAACGGTGCATGGAAAAACTTGCAAACCGCGTGCAGACCTTGCGGGACGCTTTGAGCATTAACAAGGTCTACTTAGCATCAGATTTAACAGATTATGGCTCAGACACGTTGATGAATTTCGCAGGCACGAAGTATCGCAGATCTCTATCGGCGTACCTGCGCGAAGTTTTAAGCAAGCCCGTAATGTTTAACCCGAATGGAGTTCTGTACGACAGTGGCGCCACTGCAATTGTGGAAATGAATATCCTTGCTATGGCTACGAGGCTTTTCACTTTGGGAGGCGGAAATTTTCAAGAATGGATGGTAGGTTTATTTCTAAGGAAGCATGATCACCAACAGACAAGAATACATCGAATTTGTGAACTTAAAGGATAG
- the LOC131769313 gene encoding STE20-related kinase adapter protein alpha-like isoform X2 — protein sequence MDRVASEPSVEREAECICVDTAHVAVSPAEIVNQAPNQQISTDQGTMSLEVLNLCQSRMVFLPNPLEYKLLNFIGKGFDELSKVYVASHCPSKSLVVVKQTNVDVQNPAQLEDLKNEVQVMRSLCHPNILPFYCSFVTRHEVWHVLPLMQLGSCSDILKTRFHDGMGEIIVAAILYEVLQGLEYLHKMGIIHRAIKGSHILLGADGTVCLSGLRKSIMLLQESKSSRIAHHFPAHAVAVLPWMAPEILQQDLQGYDYKSDIYSVGITAIQLARGTVPYIGMPPTKVLLEKLKGSTPKLCDSLVMNDVDTSAQLTSATDSGFGSDLPSAGEGKESNQVTFQGLFSLAFQQVVDSCLQRDPSLRPTAPGLASHVFFKQVKRKAKELLPDLLSSVPSLANCERDKRIDQENATAGASEDLGAITIDEWKF from the exons TGTATTTGCGTTGACACAGCACATGTAGCTGTTTCACCAGCAGAAATTGTGAATCAAGCACCAAATCAG CAAATATCTACAGATCAGGGAACAATGTCATTGGAAGTTTTGAACCTTTGCCAATCAAGAATGGTGTTTCTTCCAAATCCTCTGGAATATAAGCTTCTTAATTTCATTG GTAAGGGATTTGATGAACTTTCCAAAGTGTATGTGGCCAGTCATTGTCCTTCAAAATCACTAGTTGTCGTGAAGCAGACTAATGTTGATGTTCAAAATCCTGCACAGCTGGAAGATTTAAAG AATGAAGTGCAAGTGATGCGGTCCCTCTGTCACCCAAATATTCTGCCCTTTTACTGTTCATTTGTGACCAGGCATGAGGTGTGGCATGTCCTCCCTCTAATGCAGTTAG GATCATGTTCTGATATTTTGAAGACAAGGTTTCATGATGGTATGGGTGAAATTATTGTTGCTGCAATTCTCTATGAGGTCCTACAAGGTTTAGAGTATCTTCACAAGATGGGTATCATCCACAG GGCCATCAAAGGAAGTCACATTTTACTTGGTGCAGATGGAACAGTGTGCTTGTCAGGTTTGAGGAAATCTATCATGCTCCTCCAGGAAAGCAAAAGTTCTAGGATTGCTCATCATTTTCCAGCACATGCAGTAGCTGTTTTACCATGGATGGCACCAGAAATTTTGCAACAG GATCTTCAAGGTTATGATTACAAGTCTGATATTTACAGTGTTGGCATAACTGCTATACAGTTGGCCAGAGGAACTGTTCCATACATTGGAATGCCACCCACCAAG GTATTGTTGGAGAAACTGAAAGGTAGCACTCCAAAGCTGTGTGACTCACTGGTAATGAATGACGTGGACACCTCGGCACAGTTGACTTCAGCTACCGACTCGGGTTTCGGCAGCGACCTCCCTTCCGCCGGTGAAGGAAAAGAGTCAAATCAAGTCACATTCCAGGGCCTGTTCTCCCTTGCTTTTCAGCAG GTTGTTGACTCCTGTTTGCAAAGAGATCCTTCGTTAAG ACCAACAGCTCCCGGCTTGGCATCCCATGTGTTCTTCAAGCAG GTGAAGCGGAAAGCGAAGGAGCTTTTGCCTGATCTCCTGTCTTCCGTTCCATCGCTCGCAAACTGTGAGAGAGATAAACGCATTG ACCAAGAAAATGCCACTGCGGGTGCAAGTGAAGATTTAGGAGCCATCACAATTGATGAGTGGAAATTTTAA
- the LOC131769313 gene encoding STE20-related kinase adapter protein alpha-like isoform X4, which yields MTHLCICVDTAHVAVSPAEIVNQAPNQQISTDQGTMSLEVLNLCQSRMVFLPNPLEYKLLNFIGKGFDELSKVYVASHCPSKSLVVVKQTNVDVQNPAQLEDLKNEVQVMRSLCHPNILPFYCSFVTRHEVWHVLPLMQLGSCSDILKTRFHDGMGEIIVAAILYEVLQGLEYLHKMGIIHRAIKGSHILLGADGTVCLSGLRKSIMLLQESKSSRIAHHFPAHAVAVLPWMAPEILQQDLQGYDYKSDIYSVGITAIQLARGTVPYIGMPPTKVLLEKLKGSTPKLCDSLVMNDVDTSAQLTSATDSGFGSDLPSAGEGKESNQVTFQGLFSLAFQQVVDSCLQRDPSLRPTAPGLASHVFFKQVKRKAKELLPDLLSSVPSLANCERDKRIDQENATAGASEDLGAITIDEWKF from the exons ATGACACACCTG TGTATTTGCGTTGACACAGCACATGTAGCTGTTTCACCAGCAGAAATTGTGAATCAAGCACCAAATCAG CAAATATCTACAGATCAGGGAACAATGTCATTGGAAGTTTTGAACCTTTGCCAATCAAGAATGGTGTTTCTTCCAAATCCTCTGGAATATAAGCTTCTTAATTTCATTG GTAAGGGATTTGATGAACTTTCCAAAGTGTATGTGGCCAGTCATTGTCCTTCAAAATCACTAGTTGTCGTGAAGCAGACTAATGTTGATGTTCAAAATCCTGCACAGCTGGAAGATTTAAAG AATGAAGTGCAAGTGATGCGGTCCCTCTGTCACCCAAATATTCTGCCCTTTTACTGTTCATTTGTGACCAGGCATGAGGTGTGGCATGTCCTCCCTCTAATGCAGTTAG GATCATGTTCTGATATTTTGAAGACAAGGTTTCATGATGGTATGGGTGAAATTATTGTTGCTGCAATTCTCTATGAGGTCCTACAAGGTTTAGAGTATCTTCACAAGATGGGTATCATCCACAG GGCCATCAAAGGAAGTCACATTTTACTTGGTGCAGATGGAACAGTGTGCTTGTCAGGTTTGAGGAAATCTATCATGCTCCTCCAGGAAAGCAAAAGTTCTAGGATTGCTCATCATTTTCCAGCACATGCAGTAGCTGTTTTACCATGGATGGCACCAGAAATTTTGCAACAG GATCTTCAAGGTTATGATTACAAGTCTGATATTTACAGTGTTGGCATAACTGCTATACAGTTGGCCAGAGGAACTGTTCCATACATTGGAATGCCACCCACCAAG GTATTGTTGGAGAAACTGAAAGGTAGCACTCCAAAGCTGTGTGACTCACTGGTAATGAATGACGTGGACACCTCGGCACAGTTGACTTCAGCTACCGACTCGGGTTTCGGCAGCGACCTCCCTTCCGCCGGTGAAGGAAAAGAGTCAAATCAAGTCACATTCCAGGGCCTGTTCTCCCTTGCTTTTCAGCAG GTTGTTGACTCCTGTTTGCAAAGAGATCCTTCGTTAAG ACCAACAGCTCCCGGCTTGGCATCCCATGTGTTCTTCAAGCAG GTGAAGCGGAAAGCGAAGGAGCTTTTGCCTGATCTCCTGTCTTCCGTTCCATCGCTCGCAAACTGTGAGAGAGATAAACGCATTG ACCAAGAAAATGCCACTGCGGGTGCAAGTGAAGATTTAGGAGCCATCACAATTGATGAGTGGAAATTTTAA
- the LOC131769313 gene encoding STE20-related kinase adapter protein alpha-like isoform X1 produces MDRVASEPSVEREAECICVDTAHVAVSPAEIVNQAPNQQISTDQGTMSLEVLNLCQSRMVFLPNPLEYKLLNFIGKGFDELSKVYVASHCPSKSLVVVKQTNVDVQNPAQLEDLKNEVQVMRSLCHPNILPFYCSFVTRHEVWHVLPLMQLGSCSDILKTRFHDGMGEIIVAAILYEVLQGLEYLHKMGIIHRAIKGSHILLGADGTVCLSGLRKSIMLLQESKSSRIAHHFPAHAVAVLPWMAPEILQQDLQGYDYKSDIYSVGITAIQLARGTVPYIGMPPTKVLLEKLKGSTPKLCDSLVMNDVDTSAQLTSATDSGFGSDLPSAGEGKESNQVTFQGLFSLAFQQVVDSCLQRDPSLRNNYNFPLIDRPTAPGLASHVFFKQVKRKAKELLPDLLSSVPSLANCERDKRIDQENATAGASEDLGAITIDEWKF; encoded by the exons TGTATTTGCGTTGACACAGCACATGTAGCTGTTTCACCAGCAGAAATTGTGAATCAAGCACCAAATCAG CAAATATCTACAGATCAGGGAACAATGTCATTGGAAGTTTTGAACCTTTGCCAATCAAGAATGGTGTTTCTTCCAAATCCTCTGGAATATAAGCTTCTTAATTTCATTG GTAAGGGATTTGATGAACTTTCCAAAGTGTATGTGGCCAGTCATTGTCCTTCAAAATCACTAGTTGTCGTGAAGCAGACTAATGTTGATGTTCAAAATCCTGCACAGCTGGAAGATTTAAAG AATGAAGTGCAAGTGATGCGGTCCCTCTGTCACCCAAATATTCTGCCCTTTTACTGTTCATTTGTGACCAGGCATGAGGTGTGGCATGTCCTCCCTCTAATGCAGTTAG GATCATGTTCTGATATTTTGAAGACAAGGTTTCATGATGGTATGGGTGAAATTATTGTTGCTGCAATTCTCTATGAGGTCCTACAAGGTTTAGAGTATCTTCACAAGATGGGTATCATCCACAG GGCCATCAAAGGAAGTCACATTTTACTTGGTGCAGATGGAACAGTGTGCTTGTCAGGTTTGAGGAAATCTATCATGCTCCTCCAGGAAAGCAAAAGTTCTAGGATTGCTCATCATTTTCCAGCACATGCAGTAGCTGTTTTACCATGGATGGCACCAGAAATTTTGCAACAG GATCTTCAAGGTTATGATTACAAGTCTGATATTTACAGTGTTGGCATAACTGCTATACAGTTGGCCAGAGGAACTGTTCCATACATTGGAATGCCACCCACCAAG GTATTGTTGGAGAAACTGAAAGGTAGCACTCCAAAGCTGTGTGACTCACTGGTAATGAATGACGTGGACACCTCGGCACAGTTGACTTCAGCTACCGACTCGGGTTTCGGCAGCGACCTCCCTTCCGCCGGTGAAGGAAAAGAGTCAAATCAAGTCACATTCCAGGGCCTGTTCTCCCTTGCTTTTCAGCAG GTTGTTGACTCCTGTTTGCAAAGAGATCCTTCGTTAAG AAACAACTACAACTTTCCTCTTATTGACAGACCAACAGCTCCCGGCTTGGCATCCCATGTGTTCTTCAAGCAG GTGAAGCGGAAAGCGAAGGAGCTTTTGCCTGATCTCCTGTCTTCCGTTCCATCGCTCGCAAACTGTGAGAGAGATAAACGCATTG ACCAAGAAAATGCCACTGCGGGTGCAAGTGAAGATTTAGGAGCCATCACAATTGATGAGTGGAAATTTTAA
- the LOC131769313 gene encoding STE20-related kinase adapter protein alpha-like isoform X3 — translation MTHLCICVDTAHVAVSPAEIVNQAPNQQISTDQGTMSLEVLNLCQSRMVFLPNPLEYKLLNFIGKGFDELSKVYVASHCPSKSLVVVKQTNVDVQNPAQLEDLKNEVQVMRSLCHPNILPFYCSFVTRHEVWHVLPLMQLGSCSDILKTRFHDGMGEIIVAAILYEVLQGLEYLHKMGIIHRAIKGSHILLGADGTVCLSGLRKSIMLLQESKSSRIAHHFPAHAVAVLPWMAPEILQQDLQGYDYKSDIYSVGITAIQLARGTVPYIGMPPTKVLLEKLKGSTPKLCDSLVMNDVDTSAQLTSATDSGFGSDLPSAGEGKESNQVTFQGLFSLAFQQVVDSCLQRDPSLRNNYNFPLIDRPTAPGLASHVFFKQVKRKAKELLPDLLSSVPSLANCERDKRIDQENATAGASEDLGAITIDEWKF, via the exons ATGACACACCTG TGTATTTGCGTTGACACAGCACATGTAGCTGTTTCACCAGCAGAAATTGTGAATCAAGCACCAAATCAG CAAATATCTACAGATCAGGGAACAATGTCATTGGAAGTTTTGAACCTTTGCCAATCAAGAATGGTGTTTCTTCCAAATCCTCTGGAATATAAGCTTCTTAATTTCATTG GTAAGGGATTTGATGAACTTTCCAAAGTGTATGTGGCCAGTCATTGTCCTTCAAAATCACTAGTTGTCGTGAAGCAGACTAATGTTGATGTTCAAAATCCTGCACAGCTGGAAGATTTAAAG AATGAAGTGCAAGTGATGCGGTCCCTCTGTCACCCAAATATTCTGCCCTTTTACTGTTCATTTGTGACCAGGCATGAGGTGTGGCATGTCCTCCCTCTAATGCAGTTAG GATCATGTTCTGATATTTTGAAGACAAGGTTTCATGATGGTATGGGTGAAATTATTGTTGCTGCAATTCTCTATGAGGTCCTACAAGGTTTAGAGTATCTTCACAAGATGGGTATCATCCACAG GGCCATCAAAGGAAGTCACATTTTACTTGGTGCAGATGGAACAGTGTGCTTGTCAGGTTTGAGGAAATCTATCATGCTCCTCCAGGAAAGCAAAAGTTCTAGGATTGCTCATCATTTTCCAGCACATGCAGTAGCTGTTTTACCATGGATGGCACCAGAAATTTTGCAACAG GATCTTCAAGGTTATGATTACAAGTCTGATATTTACAGTGTTGGCATAACTGCTATACAGTTGGCCAGAGGAACTGTTCCATACATTGGAATGCCACCCACCAAG GTATTGTTGGAGAAACTGAAAGGTAGCACTCCAAAGCTGTGTGACTCACTGGTAATGAATGACGTGGACACCTCGGCACAGTTGACTTCAGCTACCGACTCGGGTTTCGGCAGCGACCTCCCTTCCGCCGGTGAAGGAAAAGAGTCAAATCAAGTCACATTCCAGGGCCTGTTCTCCCTTGCTTTTCAGCAG GTTGTTGACTCCTGTTTGCAAAGAGATCCTTCGTTAAG AAACAACTACAACTTTCCTCTTATTGACAGACCAACAGCTCCCGGCTTGGCATCCCATGTGTTCTTCAAGCAG GTGAAGCGGAAAGCGAAGGAGCTTTTGCCTGATCTCCTGTCTTCCGTTCCATCGCTCGCAAACTGTGAGAGAGATAAACGCATTG ACCAAGAAAATGCCACTGCGGGTGCAAGTGAAGATTTAGGAGCCATCACAATTGATGAGTGGAAATTTTAA